The following DNA comes from Mycolicibacterium lutetiense.
GGCGCGGTCGGCGCAGTAGGAACCGTCTTGATCTCCGCCGAACCGCACTCAGCACCGTGGACCCCCGGTGGGCACAGGCTGTTGCTGCTCGGCGAGTTCGGGACCAGGTACGGAATGCAATTGCCGGTGTAGGTGTCCTGCTCCTCGCCGTTGGAGCAGGCGGCCAGCACGGTCGAGGGAACGGGTAAGGCGTCGATCGCCGTCGTCGCTGCCAGGACCGCGATCGCGGAGCAGGAGGTGAGGATCAGCTGTCGGGTAGTGATCAGGGCTGTCATGTCGTTCGCTTTCACCGCGTGGTGGAGGGGATTCTGGTGGATCACGGCGTGAGATTCAGGACTGCCTTGCCGTACTCAAGGTCAGCCGGCACCGAGACGTGGTCATGAAAGACGCGCCAAACACCGTCGACGTGCCTCATGCATGCCGTCCACCGCAGCCACATGTCGATGTCCCGGCCACTGGCCAGGGTGCCGCGGACATGGTTGAGGCTGTGTACGAACGCGATGTCACCCTCGGTGGTGACGGTCAACTCGTGCACGTCGTAACCGATCGGTCCGGTGTAGGCGGTGAAGACCTCATGCCAGGCCCGCCGCTTGTTGTCGTCACCGGCGTACCGCAGGGGCGCCCCGAGGTCGAAGGAGACGACGTCGGGCGCATAGAGAGCTGTGAGCGTGTCGAGATCGCGCGCACGGATCGCATTCACACCCTCAGCGATGCGTTCTCGAATGGCCGCTTCAGTCACAAGTATCACGGTAGGCCACCGCCGCCGTCAGGCACCGGAAATCAGACGGCGGGCCGGTTCACGGGGTGGAGCAGGCGCCACCGGATTCGGGGCCATCAAGTGCGGGCGAGTCAGTGCCGAAGGAATCCGCGTCGGCGAGAACTGTGTAGCCCTCCCACTTTTCGCCACCTGGCCCGCTCACCCACACCTTGTCCTGCGTCGCGAAACAGCAGGTTGTGCTGGACTCGACTTCGACGCCGAGATGGTTCAGTGTCCCATCAGACGCACTCGACGCAGAGCTGCTGCTCACCCTTCTGGAGTGCCAAGCGGTTGCGGTGCTGCACCAGGAAACAGCTGGAACAGGTGAACTCGTCAGCCTGCTTCGGGACGACCCGCACGGTCAGCTCCTCGCCGGAGAGGTCGGCGTCGGGCAGGTCGAACGAATCGACCACCTCGTCCTCGTCGATGACCGTGGTGTTGGTCGCTGTCCGCCGCTGGGTGGCCAGCTCTTCCAGCGACTCGTCGCTGGTCTCGTCGGTCTCCTTGACGCGCGGGGCGTCGTAATCAGTAGCCATTGATGATCCCTCCTAAGTTCAAGACCAATGTCTGGCCAACGCCGCGATGGGACTCCTTGTTCCCAGGGCGCACGGCCGGTAAACGTCGGGTGCACGTTAGCCGTTCAAACCCCCACAGTCGTCATCGGCAGACGTGATGCTGAGTACAGTCGTCGGCGTGCATGACGATGTCAAAGGTTCGGACGCCGAGATTTTCGATGACGCTGAGCTTGATGAGTACCTCGATGACGATGCGGATCTGGAGGACAACGGCCAGGTGATCTCGATCCGTCGCGCCGATGGGGAGGAGCTCCTCACCATCGTCGCCCAGGACGACGAGTGGAATGTCGACCTGCAGCCCGGGGGCTCCGTGCAGAGCGCATTCCTCGGTTCGCGACGCGACACCCCGGTGTGGATCAACGCCCTCGACGGCCAGATCGAGCGTGACGACGACGGCACCTACGTCATCCGCATCGACTGACCTTCGAACGGTCTTTGCGCTCGTAGTGAGCGCAACCGTGGTGCTGCCACACCCCTTCGCCGATGGTGACGGGGTGTCCTCTCTACGTGTAGTGAAGCTCGGCGCCCACATCGGAGCCCGCATCGACGGAATCGACGTCAACGGCAGCCTCGACACCGCCACGGTGTCCGCGATCAACGATGCCCTCCTCGAGCACAAGGTCATCTTCTTCCGCGGACAACACCACCTCGACGATGACGGTCAGTTGGCATTCGCCCGATTGCTGGGCACGCCGACGGGAGCACACCCGACTGTCACCTCACGCGGCGACCGGATCCTGCCCATCGACTCGCGGTATGACAAGGCCAACAGTTGGCACACCGATGTGACGTTCGTCGACCGCATCCCGAAGGCCTCGCTGCTGAGGGCGGTGACGCTGCCTCACTACGGCGGCACCACGACGTGGGCGTCGACCGAGGCGGCGTACGACCAGCTGCCAGAGTCGCTGCGTGCGCTGGTCGAGAACCTGCGGGCGGTGCACACCAATCAATACGACTACGCAGCCGGTGATCAGGTCGACCACGAGGGCCGGCCCGTTGTTGCTGACGGCCACCGTCAGTACCGCGAAGAGTTCGAGTCCGAGTACTACGAGACCGAACATCCGGTGGTGCGGATCCATCCCGAGACCGGTAAACGGGTGCTGCTGCTGGGGCACTTCATCAAACAGTTCGTCGGGCTCAGCGCCACCGAGTCCGCCACCCTGTTCCAACTGCTCCAGAACCGGGTCATCAAGCTGGAGAACACGATTCGATGGAACTGGGAGCTAGGAGACCTGGCGATCTGGGACAACCGGGCGACCCAGCACTACGCGGTGGCCGACTACGACGATCAGTTCCGCCGGCTGAGCCGGATCACGCTGGCCGGTGATATCCCGCTGGATGCCCACGGCCGGCGCAGCCGGGTGATCGCCGGCGACGCATCCCGATATTCCGAGGTCATCACACCGGTCGCGCTGGCCGGCTGACCGGCTGACCAGGCGCGGCCTGCCGGTCAGAGCCGGTCCATCTCCCGAGCCATCAGGCTGCTCTCCAGATAGCTGTACCGCGACGGGTAGTAGGGAGCGTGCCGCCGGTCTGCAAGGGCGTGCCAATGTTCCGCCACGGATGACATCGCATGGGACATGACCGTGAGGACGTGGTGGTCATTGCGGGTACCCGCTGCGGCGGCGGTGCTGAAGAGCACCTGCTGTTCGGTGATGAGCACCGGCTTGTGCGTATGCCGGCGCGTTGTGGTCGGGATTGGGGCTTCGCGTCTGATGGCGGAAACCGGATGGAAAACGCTCATGTCGAAACTTCCTCTGAACCAAGCGCCGTACTGTCCAGCGCTCTCATGCAGAAAACGTACGACTGACCCAGGTCAATACTCACGCGTAGTGCACTACCTCAATAAGGGGCATCTGCGGCTGAACGTCCTTTTACAGGAGCGGTTCTCACGGCGGTGAGATGGACAGGCCCGGCGATTTGTAAAGTCCACCACGCGGGTTGCCATTGGCCGATGGCGTCACTTCCGGACGTTCCCCGCGCAACTATCTTCCCGCACAGGACAATTCGATGATCCATGTAGCCCGGTTTGCACGCCCCGCCCCGCGGCGTGATCGCCCGTGGCGAACCGTGCACGGGTAAATACCGCCCTAATTGCAGTGACGGCGATAGCGTGAGGACTCGTCGTTTCACACCTGGTTAGGAGACTGAGCGATGAGAGCCGAATCTGCGTCGGTCGGCGGTATCGCCGGAATCATCCGGTCCCCGCACCGACTGCTGGCCGCCGTCGTGGCGTTGCTCGTCGGGTTGTTCGGGGCCGCGCTGCTATCCCCGGCACGGGCCGCGGCTGACGGTGAGACCTACACCGTCGCGACCGACATCACCTTCGCGCCGTTCGAATTCCAGGACGCGCAAGGAAAATTCGTCGGGATCGATATCGACCTCCTGAACGAGATCGCGGCGAACCAGAGGTTCAACGTCTCCATCAAACCGTTGGGCTTCGACGCCGCGCTGCAGGCCGTCCAGGCCGACCAGGCCGACGGCGTGATCGCCGGCATGTCGATCACCGATGAGCGCAAGAAGGTCTTCGACTTCTCCGACCCGTACTTCGAATCCGGCGTGCAGATGGCGGTGCTGGCCGGCAACGAGGACATCAAGTCCTATGCCGATCTCAAGGGCAAACGGGTCGCGGTCAAGAACGGCACCCAGGGCGCCGATTTCGCTGCGTCGATCAAGGACAAGTACGGCTTCCAGATCGTCTCGTTCGCGGATTCGGCCTCGATGTTCGAGGAAGTCAAGACCGGTAACTCCGTGGCCGTCTTCGAGGACTACCCCGTGCTCGCCTACGGCATCCAGCAGGGCAACGGGTTCAAGACCGTGACGCCGAAGGAGAAGGGTTCCAGCTACGGTTTCGCGGTCAACAAGGGTCGCAACGCCGAGTTGTTGACCAAGTTCAACGCGGGTCTGGCGCAGCTCAAGGAGTCCGGCCGGTACGACGAGATCGTCGAGAAGTATCTCGGTGAAGGGGCCACAACGGCCGACAACTCCTTCGTCGGACTACTCGAGAGCACCTTCCCGTTCCTCATGACCGGCCTGAAGATGACGCTGATCCTGACTGTGGTGTCCATCGCCATCGCGCTGGTGCTCGGAATCATCTTCGGACTCTTCCGGGTGTCGCGCTCGATCGTGTTGCGGGCCATCGGCACGACGTTCGTCGACATCTTCCGCGGCACGCCGCTACTGGTGCAGGCCTTCTTCATCTACTTCGGCATCCCGACGGCACTCGGCTTCCAGATGACGGCGCTGACCGCGGGCATCATCACGCTGTCGCTCAATGCCGGGGCCTACATGACCGAGATCGTCCGCGGCGGAATCCAGGCGGTGGACAAGGGCCAGATGGAGGCGGCCCGCAGCCTGGGTATCGGTTATCTGCCGACAATGCGCAAAGTCATCCTGCCGCAGGCGATTCGCACCATGATCCCGTCCTACATCAACCAATTCGTGATCACCCTCAAGGACACCTCGATCCTGTCGGTGATCGGTATCGCCGAGTTGACCCAGACCGGACGGCTGATCATCGCCCGCAATTACCAGTCGTTCACGATGTGGCTGATCATCGGCATCATCTACTTCATCGTGATCATGGCGCTGACCAAGTTCTCTGACCGGCTAGAGAAGAGGATCGTGAAATGACCCAGCTGGTACCGGAAGCCGCGGCCGCCGAGCCCGCGGGCACCGTCAAGATCCGCGTCGAGGGCCTCAAGAAGTCATTCGGCGATCTGGTGGTACTCGATGGCATCGACACCACCGTCGGTAAGGGTGAGGTGGTCTGCGTCATTGGGCCGTCGGGGTCGGGCAAATCCACGTTCCTGCGCTGCCTCAACAAGCTCGAGGAGATCACCGCGGGCAAGGTCACCGTGGACGAGTTCGACCTCACCGACCGGAGGGTGGACCTGGACAAGGTCCGTCAGCACATCGGCATGGTGTTCCAGCACTTCAACCTGTTCCCGCATATGACCGTGATCGACAACGTCACGTTGGCGCCGCTGCTGACCAAGAAGATGAACAAGGCCGCTGCCGAGAAGCGGGCCATGGAGCTGCTGACCCAGGTCGGGCTGGCGGAGAAGGCCAACGTCAAACCGTCCACGTTGTCCGGTGGCCAGAAACAGCGTGTCGCGATCGCCCGGGCACTGGCGATGAACCCGTCGATCATGCTGTTCGACGAAGCCACCAGCGCGCTGGACCCCGAGATGGTCGGTGACGTGCTGCAGGTGCTGCGCGACCTGGCCGATGGTGGCATGACGATGGTGGTGGTCACCCACGAGATGGGGTTCGCCCGCGAGGTGGCCTCTCGGGTGATCTTCATGGCCGACGGCAACATCGTCGAGGACGACACCCCGGCCGAGGTGTTCAACAACCCCAAACACCCTCGACTGCAGGAGTTTCTGTCGAAGGTGCTGTAGCTCAGCCCTGCTCGACCACGTTGGACTGACCCGACTTGGACACATCAGGTTCGCCCGTGTAGAACGTGACCCGGTTGTCGAATCCAGATACCCCGATGGTGTCGACGGATTCGACGATGACGACGTTCTCGACACCGGACACGGTGATCGCGGCGCAGTGGCCGGTGATCTCCACTTCGTTCTCGATGCCGCTGACGATCACGATGTTGTCCCGGCACTCGAGGGCCCGGTGCCCGTTGATACCTGAGACGGTTACCGTCTCTCCCGCCGGAACCTGCGTCGGCGCAACGGGTCCGGGAAGGGGCATCTGGCTGACGACAGTCCGCGTCGTGGATCGGCTGTCGGTGAACGTGTCGGTGCTTCCGGAATCGTCGCTGCTGAACATCGCAAAGCTCGCGACACCGCCGGCCACCGCCATCATCGTCACCACGCCGACCATAAAGAGCAACGGCGCGTTGCCCGTCTTGCGCTGTGGTGGCGTCGGCGCCGGATACGGTTCGTAGCCCGGCCACGGCGCAGGCGGACCAGGGGGCGGCGGCGGGAACGTGTTGCCGTGGGTCCAGGGCCGGGTCGGAGGCGGAACGGCGGAATGCCCCGTGCCGAGCTCGGATGAGCGGGCGGCGTCGGCGAGCGGGCGTTCCAACTCGCGGATGCGGGCCTCAGGGTCGTCCTTCGGATCCATGCGCAGATGCTCGCACATTGGGCAGCTGATGCGGGCGGGAAGCGCCGTTGCCGATTCTCCACTTCGTTTGCTGATTGTGGACTTTGCGAACGTGCTGCGACGGCAACGTCCAGGTGTGCCATCGGCAGGCAAAGTGATTGATCCATAACCAGTCTGACGGTCATGCCGCATGCCCCGAAATGCCATTCGCCCGGCGTAGGCTTGCGGGTACAGGGCGTTAGCTGCGTGTGGAAGAGGAGCCTGAGTGCCTCAGACAGGACGATGGACTGGTGACCCGGTCTGGCTGGCCGACATTCTTCGTGCCGAAGGTGTCGACCTCGTCGAATACCCCGGTTGGCGGACACGGGGACACGGCGATTTCAAGGACATCCGCGGGGTCATGGTGCACCACACCGGATCGGACACGGCCACCGCCGCATCGATCGCGAACGGCCGCCCGGACCTCGCCGGCCCGTTGTCGCAGCTGCACATCGCGCGCGACGGCACGGTGACCATCGTGGCGCTCGGCGTTGCGTGGCATGCCGGTGCCGGCATGTATCCGTGGTTGCCGACGAACATGGGTAATTGGCACCTGATCGGTATCGAGTGTGCCAACAGCGGTACCAGTCCGACGGCTCCGCACCGTGAGAACTGGCCTGACGCACAGTATTTCGCGCTGGTTCGGAGCTGCGCGGCGATCAACCGCAGACTGGCGCAGAGTTCGGCGCGCACCATCGGTCACAAGGAGTACGCGGGCCGGGCGCAGGGTAAGTGGGATCCGGGGGCCATCGACATGGACGTCCTGCGCGCCGACATTCAGGACCGGATCGGCCACATCGAGAAACCGGCACCGACGCCCAGGCCGACGGCTCCGGTGGGGCAGTACGCCGAGGTCCTGCTGTTCCGGCCGATGGAGGGCCCGGAGGTTGCAGCACTACAGCGCCGGCTCAAGAGCGCCTACGCGGAGTATGCGGGGGATCTCAAAGTCGACGGTGTCTTCGGTCCGCAAACCGAGGCGGCGGTCAAGGAGTTTCAGCGTCGCACCCCCGGCCTCAGGGTCGACGGCATCGTCGGCCCCGCCACCGCCACCGCCACCGCCGCCGCACTGCGGCTCTGAGGCTCCGCTGGGCAAATTCACGCACTCGGGGTTCCGGGGTGGAGGTGTTGCCTTAGGCTAACCAAACTTCTATGGTTAACCGCATATTTATCCTCCAAATTAAGGAACCGCTGATGAAGCGCCTGTTTCCGCTAGTCGCCAGCGCCGCAGCCGTAACACTCGCGGTGTCCCTGGCACCGTCGGCCGCCGCCGAGGATTTCGCCATCACCGCTCCCGTCCCCACGTTGGAGGAGCTGAATGCGCAGATCCAGCTACTCGTGGCGAGCCCCGCGCCGGATTACGTCAAGGCCGCGCAACTGGAAGGCGGACCTCGGGCGGTCATCGTGCCGAAGATGGTCTACCGGATCGGCGTCTTCCGTGCGCCGAAAGGCTCGGCTGTGGTGACCGGGCCGGAAACCCACGACGGCACCAGCCACACCGCGGTGATCAACGGCAGCCGCCAAGGACAACCGACGCTCCAGATCCCCGCCGAATGGCGCTACATCGACGGACAGTGGAAGCTCGCGAGCAAGTCGATGTGTAGCGGCATCTCGACGCTGGGTCTGCCCATTCCGTGCAATTTCCAGTGACCAGGCCATGATCGAAGTCTGCGGACTGGCCAAGGCCTTCGGCGGTGCGCCGGCACTGTGCGATGTCACCGCAACATTCCCGCCCGCCACCGTCACCGGACTCCTCGGCCTCAACGGTGCCGGAAAAACCACGCTGCTCCGGTTGATCGCCGGCCTCGAGCGACCTGACCGCGGCACGGTGACGTTGTGCGGCAAGGCGATTGACAGGTATGCCGAGCCCATGCGGGTGCTCGGTGTGCACGGTGACCCATCCACCATGGACCCGCGGCACAGCCCACTGCGCCACCTGTCCTGGTTGGCGGCATTGGGCGATATCCCCAGCGGGCGCATCGACGCGGTGTTGGCCCAGGTGGGTCTGTCCGAGTACCGGCACCGGCGGATCGCGGGACTGTCGATGGGTGCCCGGCAGCGGCTGGCCATCGCCGGTGCACTGCTGGCCGAGCCGCGGGTGCTGATCTTCGACGAACCGGTCAACGGCCTTGATGTCCCGGGCATCGTCTGGCTGCGGGAGTTGTTGCGGCAGTTGGCTGCCGACGGGTGCACAGTCGTAGTGGCCAGTCATGTGCTCGGTGAGGTGACATTGACCGCCGACCGACTGCTGGTGATGGACCGGGGTCGCGTCGCCGCTGCAGGCAGCCTCGATGAGATCGTTCCCGCCGATGCCGATCCACGTCTGCATCTGGAGGCCATGTTGCTCGGAATGGCCCCGGTATGACCGCACACGTGTTGCGCAGCATGCGTGCCGAGATGACCCGCACCGGCGGTCGCGGTCCGCTGTGGAGTGTCCTGGTCCCGGCTGCGGTGATCCTGCCGGCCATGATCACGTTCCTGATCGCCTACGTGGCGGAACGATTCGCCCGAATCCCGGGCCAGAGTTACGTCCAGCAGGTATCGACGACCAATGCCGCCTACTGGGTGATCACGGTGACCGTGGTGCTGTCCGCGCTGGCGGCGGCTCACGGACAGGCACACGAATTCAGGTCCGGCGCACACCAATACGTCCGATTCGCGGTGCCGCGCACCTGGGCGGCCACCTCCGGCAAGTGGTTGTTCTACGGCACGCTGGGGGCCGCACTGTCGGCGGCCACCGTGGTGCTGGTGCTCGTCGCGCTACCGCAGATTTCAGAGTTGGTCTACGGGCAGGTGTCGCTGACCGACCCGCACGGCCTGCGCCTGCTCTGGACCGTGCCGCTCTACGCGTTCTTCGCAGCAGGTCTCGGGCTCGGCGTGGGTGCATTGATCCGGTCGCCTGCCGCTGCCGTCGGCGCAATTCTGCTGTGGGTGTACGTGATCGAGACCGCAGTCGGATACCTGCCCGGCGGTTACTCGATGCAACGGTTCATGCCGTTTCTCAACGGTGTCTACGCCACCGGCCAAGACATCGTGCTGAACCCGCCGTGGGGTCCCAACCTCGCGCTGGCGTACACGTGCGCCTTGTTTTCCGTTGTCCCGCTGTGCAGTACGTGGTGCACTGCACACAGAGGAGGAATCCCGAAATGACTCGCAAGAATGACCTGCCGCTGGCACAGCGGTCCGACGCCGATCTGCCGGGGCACTGGCTGCTGGCCCGACTGGGCAAGCGGGTGCTGCGGCCGGGCGGGCTGGAGCTGACCACCCGGCTGCTGGGCTCGGCCCAGATCGCCGACGCTGACGTCGTCGAACTCGGCCCCGGCCTGGGCCGCACCGCCACCGACATCGCCGCACAACGACCACGGTCATACGTCGGGGTCGACGCCAGCTCGGTGGCCTCGGCGCCGCTGCAGAAAGTTGTGGCCGCCACCGGCGGTCGGCTGGTCGATGCCGACGCCGCCGACACCGGCCTGGAGGCCGGCTCCGCTGACGTCGTGGTCGGCGAGGCCATGCTGACCATGCAAGGCGAGAATGCCAAGAAGGCCATCGTCGACGAGGCCTTCCGGGTCCTGCGCCCCGGCGGGCGCTACGCCATCCACGAACTGGGGCTGATGCCCGACGAGCTGGCCGAGGAGGTCAAGGACGACATCCGCCGCGAGATGGCCCGGGCCATCAAGGTCAACGCCCGCCCGTTGACCGTCAAGGAGTGGTCCGAGCTGTTGACCGGCGCCGGATTTGAGATCAAGAGCGTCGACCTGGCTCCGATGGCGCTGCTGCAACCACGCCGGGTGATCGCCGACGAAGGCGTCTTCGGTGCGCTGCGGATCGTCGGCAACGTCCTCACCCACCCGGCCGCCCGCAAGCGGGTGCTCAGCATGCGGGGAACCTTCAATCGCTACCGCGAGCAGCTGACCGCGGTAGCGATCGTCGCTGTGGTGCCCGGTTCCGACTGAGCGCCGAATCGAAATGGCATCTGAGCCAAGGTCCCGCCGCCGTGCGCGATAGGCGGCCCGCCGCCGTGCATGATGTGGGCATGCCCCGGCACGGTGATCGCGTCGAATCGGACCGCGGGGTCGGCCTGCAGCGGCAGCGGGTAGTTGACCTGCTGCGTGCCGCGGACACCCCGGTCGATGCGCGACAGATCGCCGAGACGCTGCGGATCCATGTCACCACGGCGCGGTTTCACCTGAGCACGCTGGAGGAGCAGGGCGTCATCCGCCGTGGCGGCGCGGCCTCCGGTGCCGGCCGCGTCGGCCGGCCCCGGCTGACCTATGAGATCGCCCCGCGCCTCGACTACGCCGACATCGTTGCGTTGTTCGCGGCACATCTGGGCGGCACCCCCGAGGAACGGGAAGAGCGCGCGCTGCGGATCGGTGCCGATCTGGCGCGTCGGGTGCGG
Coding sequences within:
- a CDS encoding YybH family protein is translated as MTEAAIRERIAEGVNAIRARDLDTLTALYAPDVVSFDLGAPLRYAGDDNKRRAWHEVFTAYTGPIGYDVHELTVTTEGDIAFVHSLNHVRGTLASGRDIDMWLRWTACMRHVDGVWRVFHDHVSVPADLEYGKAVLNLTP
- a CDS encoding DUF4193 domain-containing protein, with translation MATDYDAPRVKETDETSDESLEELATQRRTATNTTVIDEDEVVDSFDLPDADLSGEELTVRVVPKQADEFTCSSCFLVQHRNRLALQKGEQQLCVECV
- a CDS encoding TauD/TfdA dioxygenase family protein, which produces MSSLRVVKLGAHIGARIDGIDVNGSLDTATVSAINDALLEHKVIFFRGQHHLDDDGQLAFARLLGTPTGAHPTVTSRGDRILPIDSRYDKANSWHTDVTFVDRIPKASLLRAVTLPHYGGTTTWASTEAAYDQLPESLRALVENLRAVHTNQYDYAAGDQVDHEGRPVVADGHRQYREEFESEYYETEHPVVRIHPETGKRVLLLGHFIKQFVGLSATESATLFQLLQNRVIKLENTIRWNWELGDLAIWDNRATQHYAVADYDDQFRRLSRITLAGDIPLDAHGRRSRVIAGDASRYSEVITPVALAG
- a CDS encoding amino acid ABC transporter substrate-binding protein/permease; translated protein: MRAESASVGGIAGIIRSPHRLLAAVVALLVGLFGAALLSPARAAADGETYTVATDITFAPFEFQDAQGKFVGIDIDLLNEIAANQRFNVSIKPLGFDAALQAVQADQADGVIAGMSITDERKKVFDFSDPYFESGVQMAVLAGNEDIKSYADLKGKRVAVKNGTQGADFAASIKDKYGFQIVSFADSASMFEEVKTGNSVAVFEDYPVLAYGIQQGNGFKTVTPKEKGSSYGFAVNKGRNAELLTKFNAGLAQLKESGRYDEIVEKYLGEGATTADNSFVGLLESTFPFLMTGLKMTLILTVVSIAIALVLGIIFGLFRVSRSIVLRAIGTTFVDIFRGTPLLVQAFFIYFGIPTALGFQMTALTAGIITLSLNAGAYMTEIVRGGIQAVDKGQMEAARSLGIGYLPTMRKVILPQAIRTMIPSYINQFVITLKDTSILSVIGIAELTQTGRLIIARNYQSFTMWLIIGIIYFIVIMALTKFSDRLEKRIVK
- a CDS encoding amino acid ABC transporter ATP-binding protein, with the protein product MTQLVPEAAAAEPAGTVKIRVEGLKKSFGDLVVLDGIDTTVGKGEVVCVIGPSGSGKSTFLRCLNKLEEITAGKVTVDEFDLTDRRVDLDKVRQHIGMVFQHFNLFPHMTVIDNVTLAPLLTKKMNKAAAEKRAMELLTQVGLAEKANVKPSTLSGGQKQRVAIARALAMNPSIMLFDEATSALDPEMVGDVLQVLRDLADGGMTMVVVTHEMGFAREVASRVIFMADGNIVEDDTPAEVFNNPKHPRLQEFLSKVL
- a CDS encoding DUF3060 domain-containing protein, whose amino-acid sequence is MDPKDDPEARIRELERPLADAARSSELGTGHSAVPPPTRPWTHGNTFPPPPPGPPAPWPGYEPYPAPTPPQRKTGNAPLLFMVGVVTMMAVAGGVASFAMFSSDDSGSTDTFTDSRSTTRTVVSQMPLPGPVAPTQVPAGETVTVSGINGHRALECRDNIVIVSGIENEVEITGHCAAITVSGVENVVIVESVDTIGVSGFDNRVTFYTGEPDVSKSGQSNVVEQG
- a CDS encoding peptidoglycan recognition protein family protein, which codes for MPQTGRWTGDPVWLADILRAEGVDLVEYPGWRTRGHGDFKDIRGVMVHHTGSDTATAASIANGRPDLAGPLSQLHIARDGTVTIVALGVAWHAGAGMYPWLPTNMGNWHLIGIECANSGTSPTAPHRENWPDAQYFALVRSCAAINRRLAQSSARTIGHKEYAGRAQGKWDPGAIDMDVLRADIQDRIGHIEKPAPTPRPTAPVGQYAEVLLFRPMEGPEVAALQRRLKSAYAEYAGDLKVDGVFGPQTEAAVKEFQRRTPGLRVDGIVGPATATATAAALRL
- a CDS encoding ABC transporter ATP-binding protein — translated: MIEVCGLAKAFGGAPALCDVTATFPPATVTGLLGLNGAGKTTLLRLIAGLERPDRGTVTLCGKAIDRYAEPMRVLGVHGDPSTMDPRHSPLRHLSWLAALGDIPSGRIDAVLAQVGLSEYRHRRIAGLSMGARQRLAIAGALLAEPRVLIFDEPVNGLDVPGIVWLRELLRQLAADGCTVVVASHVLGEVTLTADRLLVMDRGRVAAAGSLDEIVPADADPRLHLEAMLLGMAPV
- a CDS encoding ABC transporter permease, which produces MTAHVLRSMRAEMTRTGGRGPLWSVLVPAAVILPAMITFLIAYVAERFARIPGQSYVQQVSTTNAAYWVITVTVVLSALAAAHGQAHEFRSGAHQYVRFAVPRTWAATSGKWLFYGTLGAALSAATVVLVLVALPQISELVYGQVSLTDPHGLRLLWTVPLYAFFAAGLGLGVGALIRSPAAAVGAILLWVYVIETAVGYLPGGYSMQRFMPFLNGVYATGQDIVLNPPWGPNLALAYTCALFSVVPLCSTWCTAHRGGIPK
- a CDS encoding class I SAM-dependent methyltransferase, which codes for MTRKNDLPLAQRSDADLPGHWLLARLGKRVLRPGGLELTTRLLGSAQIADADVVELGPGLGRTATDIAAQRPRSYVGVDASSVASAPLQKVVAATGGRLVDADAADTGLEAGSADVVVGEAMLTMQGENAKKAIVDEAFRVLRPGGRYAIHELGLMPDELAEEVKDDIRREMARAIKVNARPLTVKEWSELLTGAGFEIKSVDLAPMALLQPRRVIADEGVFGALRIVGNVLTHPAARKRVLSMRGTFNRYREQLTAVAIVAVVPGSD
- a CDS encoding helix-turn-helix domain-containing protein; translation: MPRHGDRVESDRGVGLQRQRVVDLLRAADTPVDARQIAETLRIHVTTARFHLSTLEEQGVIRRGGAASGAGRVGRPRLTYEIAPRLDYADIVALFAAHLGGTPEEREERALRIGADLARRVRVARRRDETSIADLVVATLGELGFKVRSVLSSFGEVSVEICTCPLAEVAVDSPEVVRGIQQGMIQEVIDLNAEVIGGRYQAAVRPDARHGSCEVSLVVRPVTDQLPG